In Styela clava chromosome 14, kaStyClav1.hap1.2, whole genome shotgun sequence, the following are encoded in one genomic region:
- the LOC120341359 gene encoding 7-dehydrocholesterol reductase-like, giving the protein MTGNEIESNCLLKDSDSKEISVIQNKDDNDGTLDNHKNGSAVDILQPRKGFWGRAWEVDIKTYIGLTLMLIFCPIAPLYFYIACDGYGGDLLGPFWGNSTSNVTAGQQFLDNIPRWSWTALGIYSAWITSQLLISFLPDVLHYVVPFYVGGVQEGAVTPAGKVNKYNINGLQAWILTHSLWFANAYGFGLFPPTIIFDYFGPMLWVVNVVGYLLAIFAYVKGRFFPTDPDDCKFSGNFLYDFSMGIEFNPRIGKWFDFKIFFNGRPGIVAWTLINLSFAAYQVEAYGYVSNSMVLLNVLHAIYVVDFFWNETWYLKTLDICHDHFGWYLAWGDCVWLPYMYTLQGLYLAYNPVDLHIAVLIVIAVLGVVGYYVFRSANHQKDHFRKERERSKIWGKSPDFIKCWYLSSDGVRHDSALLTSGWWGVCRHANYTGDLLGCLAYCLCCGFGHLLPYFYFIYMLILLVNRIYRDEHRCQNKYGHFWTEYTQTVRYRLIPGIY; this is encoded by the exons ATGACTGGAAATGAGATCGAATCCAATTGTCTGCTGAAAGATTCAGattcgaaagaaatttcagtgattcaaaataaagacgATAACGATGGAACATTGGATAATCATAAAAACGGCAGTGCAGTGGATATCTTGCAACCAAGAAAAGGCTTTTGGGGACGTGCTtg GGAGGTTGATATCAAGACATATATTGGACTGACACTCATGCTTATTTTCTGCCCAATCGCGCCTCTCTATTTCTACATCGCTTGTGACGGATACGGTGGCGATTTATTGGGGCCCTTTTGGGGAAATTCGACGAGTAACGTAACTGCAGGCCAACAATTTCTAGATAATATTCCAAGGTGGAGCTGGACGGCATTAGGAATATACTCAGCGTGGATTACTTCTCAA CTTCTTATTTCTTTTCTACCTGACGTTTTGCACTACGTTGTACCTTTTTATGTTGGAGGAGTACAAGAAGGAGCCGTTACTCCAGCCGGAAAAGTCAATAAGTACAATATTAACGGATTACAG GCATGGATATTAACTCATTCGCTATGGTTTGCAAATGCATATGGATTTGGTCTTTTCCCACCGACGATCATATTTGACTATTTTGGGCCTATGCTCTGGGTCGTCAACGTTGTTGGATACTTGCTGGCTATATTTGCATACGTAAAAG GACGATTCTTTCCTACTGATCCAGATGATTGCAAATTTAGCGGGAATTTTTTGTACGATTTTTCTATGGGAATTGAATTTAACCCAAGAATTGGAAAATGGTTTGACTTCAAAATATTCTTCAACGGCAGACCTG GTATTGTAGCATGGACGTTAATCAACTTATCTTTTGCCGCGTATCAAGTTGAAGCATACGGATATGTCTCGAATTCTATGGTGTTATTGAACGTACTACATGCAATTTATGTGGTAGATTTTTTCTGGAACGAAACATGGTACCTAAAGACCCTGGACATTTGCCACGATCACTTCGGATGGTATCTCGCTTGGGGCGATTGCGTCTGGCTCCCATATATGTACACATTACAG GGATTATATCTGGCCTACAATCCAGTGGACTTACATATTGCTGTTTTGATCGTTATAGCAGTTTTAGGCGTGGTTGGCTACTATGTGTTCAGATCTGCCAACCACCAAAAAGATCACTTTAGGAAAGAACGAGAGAGATCTAAAATATGGG GCAAATCCCCGGACTTCATTAAATGTTGGTATTTGTCTTCTGATGGAGTTCGACATGACAGTGCCCTGTTAACATCTGGTTGGTGGGGTGTTTGCCGTCATGCAAATTACACAGGCGATCTATTAGGA TGTCTAGCCTATTGTCTATGTTGTGGATTCGGACATCTACTTCCCTATTTCTACTTCATTTACATGCTGATATTACTCGTGAATAGAATATACAGAGACGAGCATCGGTGCCAGAATAAATACGGTCATTTTTGGACCGAATACACACAAACAGTTCGATATCGTCTGATACCAGGAATTTATTAG